GTATTTTGATATTAAGATTTAAAGGATAAGTGGAATATTATATTCTCAGTGGAGTACTAGGAAAAACTCATTAAATTATAAGGTCAAATAAGTGGTTTAGTTTCTattcaaaattcttttttctttttcttatacatgtatatatgaaaatattctttttcttatatatgtCTATAagagaatatattatttgtgtAAGTATTGATATTTTGgacttttttttcttgaatacGTAAATAAGAGAAGACATTGTCtatgtaaattattaatattttgaattaccGAAGATTGGTGGAAAAACTTTACTACAAGTTATCTTACTACTAGGAATTATAATGTATAGAAGAAAAAGTGTGAAAGAATTTAAGTTTACAAAAATAACACTTGTTGAAATATTATGCATGTAGAGTTTGATATGCATATCTTTTTCACATAATTGTTGAAATAATGTAAAGTAGTtgtgattattatataataggAAGATAATTACAagtattattagtattttagattaatttttatatgtggTCAAATTAGTATGtattatatgtaaatattgtcttaattattttttggattaATATTCCTTGAGCGGTGAACCACCACTTTAAGTGACATTAGAACGGTTATATTGTTAAACAAGTAAGGTTATTCAAATGATACCTAGTTGATATTTAccataaaattatttgttgtataattatttatgtGGTTGATAAGGAAATAGATGAACACATGTTATAGTATTGTCTTTAATGGGTATGTGATAGTATTGTGGATTAATTCTTCTAATATTAATAACAAACTcattacaaaattaaacatCATATGTTTCACTAATGATTTGAAGAAAATTTATCTATCAAACTTATTCATAAATAAGTATATAAACTACCTTAACATAGAAAGTATAGGAAGGAAGTTGATGATGAAATTTTCATGTTTATGACTAAACatacttaataaattatagCATTTTATTGAGATGCAATTGATAACTTCtacaatcataaataaaaatgcatGATATATGTATGTGTTGTGTTATACATATAACACATGGAAGTGTGAATGATTTTAAATAGAAGTTCATCCTTGTGCATATTAATGCATTATATATTGTTTACTTAATATTCTAGCAATTTATAATGTACCCGATGAACTAACATTAGTTTTCATATATACATCTCCACATAGAATCTCAACCTTCGTACAAGtattttcatctttcttttttacAGTATCCATTAACTAGTCCAGTAGAAACACTTAAAAATTGTGTTGCTAAAACTAAAGATGGATTATTAATAAAGTattctataaaattatgaattcaaccttacaaaaacaacattcaatatttttaatttgaatctaaaatagtatttaattttttttaaaaactaatattaatgaaaaatattatatttaacgTTTAATATGTATGTTGAAAATACACATTAAAAGAATTGCACTAAGAACACAAGTTAGTAACAAATTACGTTGGGTATGGACGGGTGTGACGTAATTCTGTAAATAAGCTATTTTGGTATACCTATTGGTCTATATTACAAACATGCCCATGGATCAtatatgtttgattttaattatcttGGGGTTAGAATACTTTATTTTTGGAATATACCATTGTTTTCCAGCACAGATAATTGTAGTATAAATGTTTGTTTAAGGTTCAAAATATTGGTGATCCTGCTATTGTCTGTCTCGTTATATTTGTTTGGGGTCTGGTACTCCACACCGCTATTTGAAATTGATTACTATGCTCCAACAATCAACCATTTCTACTTCATATACTCCACACACATACACAAAATGTTGCATTTACCAACAGCAACAAGTTTATCAAAATCTCCACATGTTTTCTATGAACGTCTAATTAAACAACCAAAAATTACCATAGTAATAAGTTAAAcatatcactacaaaaaaacaAGACCACCTTGCCaatttatcatgacaggaataCATTTTAATACATACAATGACTATAAAATTTAAGGATCTCCTTTTGCCTTGTAGAATATATATGCAATAAACACATAAACAAGATCAATCTAAGAGCATGGCAGTAGAGGTTGGACATATTTGATTATCAAACCTCATATCAATTTGTTAAGAGCTAAGGTAGCCTCAAGTAAAAAAACTCAATAGATATCAAATTTTACTCTTCACACAAAAGTTAGTATTCAAAAGTAGAATTAGATGCCCTCACTGAAACAGTCATCTGGTGTTATTGTGGATATAATTAGCAATTCAAGATAAGGTGCTTAATGTTCCAAATTTGTGTGACAAAAAAATATGACAATGAAATTATGAAACCGAATTGAGCACAATACTGAAGTTTAATGATCAAGTCTAACTCAAAACTGACAGATTATGTTTGGTTGATAAAACTAATCAGCTGCAACTTATACCTAAGGTGACAGGCAAAGCATTTAAATACAGCAAGGATTCCCAAAAGAAATCTTACCCTCCATCTGGATCTAATTGGAACCTTTGTCTTTCCCTTCATTACCAACAGCATCAGAAACCAAAGTGATAGGTCTCTGATCAATGACCTCGTCAATGATCCCAAACTCTTTGGCCTCTTGTGGACTCATGAAGTTATCTGCGTCCATATTTGCCTGAATGACCTCAACCGACTTGCCCGTGTGCTTGGCATACAACTCATTCAAAGAATCCCAAACCCGAACGATCTGCTTGGCGTGAACCGCAATATTCTTTGCCTGGCCACTAAAACCACCAGAAGGTTGGTGAATCATGATTGATGCATTTGGAAGAGCCCGCCTCTCCCCCCTGGCACCCGCAGCCAATAGGAGAGAACCCATGGATGCAGCTTGGCCCATGCATACCGTACTGACCGGAGACCTAATATACTGCATGGTATCATAAATAGCTAGCCCTACACATAACAGTGACACCAATGCCAGGTCTCAGAACAGAGCATAAATTATACAcacttgaaattttttttagaaaaagttaacatattCACATGATTTCTATAGTTGTCTCCATTTTAAGTTGTAGTCCCTTTGTTCCCATAACCATTCTGTGTTACAATTCATGACTAATCTCTACAAGGAAATCCACTAACTTGAAGAAAGTCTATCTGGGTTGGTTAGGCAGGGTGTATGAGTTGTTGTAAGCTATATAACATATATTCAATTCTTACGGATAAAAAGAATCTAGTAACCAAGCCAAGTGAAATCTCTCTTCTCTGATtacatttttttggtttttttgttCATGAAGGAGACTCAAAATCGAATCCCAAGTAAAACACCAGAACATTCTATTACAAAAACCAACCAAATAGTTTACCCATTAGAAGTCACTTATTTGACCCATTGAGCAATTACCATTGATTATAGATTAAAGAACAAAAACCACACATTTTACACATCACATATGCGTTCCattctattttttaacaattaggGGTGTTGCAAAATGGGTTCGTCGAAAAATGCGATTTTGAAGAGGTAAACGCAATTAGAGAGAGACAAGAGACGATGAAATGAAAAGGGTACCTGCGGTGACGGCACCACCAGGGGAATTGACGTACATGTTGATGGGTTTGGAAGGGTTTTCGGATTCGAGGAAGAGGAGCTGCGCAACGACGACGTGAGCAGTGTCGTCGGAGATGGGTCCATTGATGCAGATAATGCGCTCCTTGAGGAGGCGCGAGAAGATGTCGTAAGCCCTCTCCCCTCGGGAAGAGTGCTCAATCACCATTGGGATGACACTGTACGAACGACTACTGCATTGGGATTGAACGTTCCTTCCATGGAACAACTTCCTCATCAACGAGTTCGATCGCGCAAAACCTCTCATGGCTCCCAACACGATCCGAAGTTGGGGTTTTTCGATTAGCTTTGCTTTGATTAGGGCTTCTCTGATTTGGTTTTCTTATGCTTGTGTTTCAGttcattctttttaattttagaaaccTCGTTTTATTTTTGACAACTTGTAATAAATATCtcaatttataaattgtattataattaaaattatttgtgtgTAAATTATACCTTTTTTAATTGACAGATGTTTTTGAATATAAGATATATTTCggatatatatataataggttaaacacattaatttaaatttatttattatttaaaaactaaataaattctttataataaaaaagaggtACACATTAAAGAAGGTTTTCCATTGCGAAGTAActtcataaattattaaatttaattaaagaatataaaatttatgaaaaatgtagaataaaacattttcaagtgtatatatatatatatatatatatatatatatatatatatatatatatatatatatatatatatatatatataatgtatacaATGCTAGTAAATGAATGCTTACTAGGGAAGTTCTTTTATGCATGTTTAAGCATCAATTTATCTTTGTTTGGAAGGTGAAGAAAGAATTAAAACATTATCCTCCTTTGATTTTGAATGCCCCCAAAATTAAACAAATGTGGACGAAAAGAggaaattttacattaattctTCAACGAAATTACTTTTAACTAATTGTCATTACGcataatgatttttttacacttttcttcttgttttcttctaaATTGAGTagggtttattttattattttggatatgtttaaatgaaaatttattaaaaaataaaattgaatattttttttcttccacatGTTATAATTAGTTCATAAGACATACTATTTTGTTAAGtgtaataactattttaaaataaataattgggAACATCttaaagaatacaaaatttatttttttcttttacacggtaaatttatttttgcaattcaatacatgaatGTCTATTTCAACTAATAAACTTTTAACTACTAGTTACTGtttgatgttttaaataatatattaattatattctcAAAAGCAAACATAATATTCATAGACATTTAGACAATATGATCAATTATACAATGACACAACATATAAATCTaatcataatattttagtatataaatCTTTATTCTAATCCTAACCCACATTCTAAACCCAAATCAAATtgacaaaaagataaaagtttCCAACCAAACATTCAACCTTTTCCTTGGTTCTTATCTGCATTTTCACATATATCGTTTTCTTCTTAAACTTACAATCTTATAAAACTGTTCATGGCTTCAAACCAAAACACTCAACCTTTTCTGCAGTTCTTATCCATATTTGATAAAAGTTCATTCACAACCAAACATATATATGTAGAAACTTTgatctttatttgttttaataa
The Vigna angularis cultivar LongXiaoDou No.4 chromosome 5, ASM1680809v1, whole genome shotgun sequence genome window above contains:
- the LOC108339686 gene encoding ATP-dependent Clp protease proteolytic subunit 2, mitochondrial, with translation MRGFARSNSLMRKLFHGRNVQSQCSSRSYSVIPMVIEHSSRGERAYDIFSRLLKERIICINGPISDDTAHVVVAQLLFLESENPSKPINMYVNSPGGAVTAGLAIYDTMQYIRSPVSTVCMGQAASMGSLLLAAGARGERRALPNASIMIHQPSGGFSGQAKNIAVHAKQIVRVWDSLNELYAKHTGKSVEVIQANMDADNFMSPQEAKEFGIIDEVIDQRPITLVSDAVGNEGKDKGSN